CGGCTCCCACTGTAAATAATGCAGCCCCAATGGGCATTCCCGTGAAAATAAGAACAATAAGCGAGAGGATACCCAATCCACCTGACAATATCGCGTCCATATCTTAACTCTCCGCAGAAGGGGTATATTGTTTACGTGATTTCGGGCTCAGCTCACGGATCAAACGAGCAGACAAAGCCATCAAAGCCAATGTCGCGCCAACGGCTGCAAGCAATTTAAACGGCCAAAGCTCAAAATTGATGGCACCTGTCATGACGTCGCCTTTCTCCAAGCCCTTCATGGCCAACTTCCAGCTGAGAAACGTCAGGATTGCGAAAAAGCCGATTGTGCAAATATTGTTAAAGGCCGATAACAATCGGCGAAATGTTACCGGGACAGCGTTAATCAGCAAATCTACGGAAATATTGTCGTCGTCTTTTGCCGCCATTGGCATGGCAAGGAAGAGACAGCTAACCAGTAACATGCTTGAAAATTCGATGGTTCCGGTAATCGGGGCATTAAACAAAGACATTGCCAGCACATCCAACGTCCCCAGTCCGGCCATCATCAGTGCGCAGATGGCAGATAAAGTTCCTGACTTGTCTACCAACCAATCAAGAGTTCGCAACAGCATCATAATAATCCAAAATTAAAAAATGGCCCGTCTTGCGGACCATTTTCATAATGCAATAAACCGACTAGAGTTTTAGCTCTTTTACAAGGAAAGCTTCCACCTCTTTCGCTACGGCTTCAGCATCCGGACCAAATTTGGCGGTGGATTGAACATATTGCCCCAGGAGCCATTTAGGCGAAAATTTCTCTTTAATCAGGTGGCTATCCGAAATCGTGATTTTGGTCAGCTTGCTACTGAATAGTTGATCTGCCTTACCTTGCAAGGTCGTTACAACTTTATTGCCTGTTACTTCACCTTTATCAGAGGCAGCCCAAAACGCTTTCTTCTGATCCTCTGACATTTCATTCAGAAGATCGTTATTGATATAAGCAAGGTAAGAACTTACCGCACCAAATTCGTAATCAACATAATATTTTGCAACTTCGTGGATTTTAAAGACGAGATGAGCCACACGGGAGAAGTATGCACAATCAACGACGCCGCGCTGCATTGCCTCGTAAACTTCATGGGTC
This region of Sneathiella aquimaris genomic DNA includes:
- a CDS encoding TRAP transporter small permease; its protein translation is MMLLRTLDWLVDKSGTLSAICALMMAGLGTLDVLAMSLFNAPITGTIEFSSMLLVSCLFLAMPMAAKDDDNISVDLLINAVPVTFRRLLSAFNNICTIGFFAILTFLSWKLAMKGLEKGDVMTGAINFELWPFKLLAAVGATLALMALSARLIRELSPKSRKQYTPSAES